GTAAGAATACTTTAATAAGTCCAAGTCCGCCGTCAATAATCAGCATAAAAGCGGCAGGAATATACAAGAGAGGACTTCCGGTTTTTAATATGGCTATGCTGATAAACAATCCAAGCGCTCTAGAACCAGCATCTCCCATAATCATTAAGCTTGGAGTTGCATTAAACCATAAATAGCTCATTACACAGGAAACCATAATCAGTATAAAATAATTGGAATCTCTGTCTGTTTTTAAAATATTACCGATTGCATATATGGTAAGTAAAGTGATAACAGATAGGGTACCGCTTAGACCGTCAACACCATCAGAGCAGTTTGTAACATTTATGGAGGCCCAGACTAAGACTGTGCCAAGGACAATAAATACAATGGGTGAAAGAGTAACTGCCGTATCTGTAAACGGTATTTGAATTGTACTCGAATTAAAATTGTAGTAGGTATAACTTAATGTAACAGCAATAACGAAATCAAGCAGTCCTTTTTTTAATTCTCCCCATGGAGATTTGGAGCAGTCATCCAGGAAACCGGTCAGCATAGCTGCAAGGGTCAAAATAACATAAATTATCATTTCGTTTTTTAATGGAAGAAAGAGCAGGGAGGATACAGCAAATACCAGTACAAATAAGAATCCGGCTCCACGAGGTTTTCCGGCTGACAATTTTCCATCATGGGCATATTCACGTCCACCGTCTCTTGGCAGGATACCTGTACCAAATTTTAATAGTAAAAAGGTTACTCCATACGTAAATAAGATGCCAAGCAGGGCTATGTTTTTATAGTCTATGTTTAGGTTTAACAAATGTATCATAACATTTCTCCATTCATATTCTCTTATTATTAATAATTATTTCTTTCGATTAATTTGATGTTTTTGAGGTTGCAGAGTGATGTCAGAAACCAACATCCCCTCTCTCTGATGAAGTATCATTTCAACAGCTTTTGCAACTTCACCTGGAAGAAGATAAGTATCTTCTGCATGTCCTTCCATAA
The nucleotide sequence above comes from Anaerocolumna cellulosilytica. Encoded proteins:
- a CDS encoding MraY family glycosyltransferase, with amino-acid sequence MIHLLNLNIDYKNIALLGILFTYGVTFLLLKFGTGILPRDGGREYAHDGKLSAGKPRGAGFLFVLVFAVSSLLFLPLKNEMIIYVILTLAAMLTGFLDDCSKSPWGELKKGLLDFVIAVTLSYTYYNFNSSTIQIPFTDTAVTLSPIVFIVLGTVLVWASINVTNCSDGVDGLSGTLSVITLLTIYAIGNILKTDRDSNYFILIMVSCVMSYLWFNATPSLMIMGDAGSRALGLFISIAILKTGSPLLYIPAAFMLIIDGGLGLIKVFLLRFCKIRILKNTRTPLHDHVRKNSNWSNTQVVFKFAIIQLIISFTLIWLLP